From a single Longimicrobium sp. genomic region:
- a CDS encoding M15 family metallopeptidase produces the protein MSSSRALRAWAAAVVALLAGCRTAAQSARGSECALPPGDELVNVRRIDRTIRADVRYATSNNFTGRRLPGYERPRAMLRPSAAAALGRVQARLRTEGLGLKVFDAYRPVRATLAMVDWAERSGNRWVLDQGYVARRSGHNLGITVDLTLVDLRTGRELAMGTPFDTFSEAAHTANATGEVMENRLRLKRAMEAEGFANYDQEWWHYRMAGGPPPLDVPLRCFP, from the coding sequence ATGAGTTCTAGCCGCGCGCTCCGCGCCTGGGCGGCGGCCGTGGTTGCGCTGCTGGCCGGGTGCCGCACCGCCGCGCAGTCCGCCCGCGGCTCCGAGTGCGCGCTGCCGCCCGGCGACGAGCTGGTGAACGTGCGCCGGATCGACCGCACCATCCGCGCGGACGTCCGCTACGCCACCAGCAACAACTTCACCGGGCGCCGCCTTCCCGGCTACGAGCGCCCGCGCGCCATGCTGCGCCCGTCCGCCGCCGCGGCGCTGGGGCGCGTGCAGGCGCGGCTGCGCACCGAGGGGCTGGGATTGAAGGTGTTCGACGCCTACCGCCCCGTCCGCGCGACGCTGGCGATGGTGGACTGGGCCGAGCGCAGCGGCAACCGGTGGGTGCTGGACCAGGGCTACGTCGCACGCCGCAGCGGCCACAACCTGGGCATCACCGTAGACCTCACCCTCGTGGACCTCCGCACCGGGCGCGAGCTGGCGATGGGGACGCCCTTCGACACCTTCAGCGAGGCCGCGCACACGGCCAACGCCACGGGCGAGGTGATGGAGAACCGGCTGCGGCTGAAGCGGGCGATGGAGGCCGAGGGGTTCGCCAACTACGACCAGGAGTGGTGGCACTACCGGATGGCGGGCGGCCCGCCGCCGCTGGACGTGCCGCTGCGCTGCTTCCCCTGA